From the genome of Bacteroidales bacterium:
TTATACAAAATGTTATGGGCTGGCTTTTCTGTTGTTCTGTCTATGTTAATCATTTTTGTCTTAGTCATTTTCTTCGTAGTAATACGAACAGTCAATTCCTTTCATAAACATTTCGCGGTCGTTGATTTTGTCAGTTAATACGTTTTTCAACAATTTTTTTAGAAAGTTGCTGTTTGTTGGGCTTTGCATCATTGCGTTCATATAATCTTTTTTGCCTATTTTACTCCAATCTACGCATTTTTTTAGGCGTATTTTCAATATCAAATCCAACCATATTCGAGTGCTTCTGCCATTGCCTTCCATAAACGGGTGTGCAATGTTCATTTCTACATATTTATTCACGATTTTGTCAAATGTAGTTTCGGGCATTTCTTCTATTTGTTTTAAGGTTTCGCCCAAAAAGCGTGATACAGCAAATTGAAAACCTCTTTTTGAAATGTTTTTTTGCCTGATTTGCCCAGCAAAATCATACAATCCTCCAAACAAATAAGCGTGAATTTGTTGCAAGCCATTGGTTGTACCAACTTCAATGCTGTTGATAAACGAACTTTCAAACAAGGCATACGCTTTTGTTTTGCTTTTTCCGTCTATACTTGCATCACTGTATGTAAACCATTCAATAAATCGGTTTGCTTTTTTGCCGGGAAACTCTTTACCCAATGCAATAATACCGTTGTAATCCAACGTATCAGCTAAACGCTTTTTGCCATCCGGTGCAAGAAATTTCAACTGGGTAGTAGCACTAACCACTTGGCTATTTTCTTTCTTCAACTTGGCTTTAAGGTACTTCCAGTAATTGCGAGTCTTTGTATAGTCGTTTTGGTCAGTAAGCACGGCAACAATATCCAACACTGAAAACCACCACTTGGCATTTTCTTCGTCCCAAAGAGCTCGCACTTCACGGTCGTCAAAAAAACGTATGGATATTTTTGCCTTACTCATATTTTTATT
Proteins encoded in this window:
- a CDS encoding Fic family protein; this encodes MSKAKISIRFFDDREVRALWDEENAKWWFSVLDIVAVLTDQNDYTKTRNYWKYLKAKLKKENSQVVSATTQLKFLAPDGKKRLADTLDYNGIIALGKEFPGKKANRFIEWFTYSDASIDGKSKTKAYALFESSFINSIEVGTTNGLQQIHAYLFGGLYDFAGQIRQKNISKRGFQFAVSRFLGETLKQIEEMPETTFDKIVNKYVEMNIAHPFMEGNGRSTRIWLDLILKIRLKKCVDWSKIGKKDYMNAMMQSPTNSNFLKKLLKNVLTDKINDREMFMKGIDCSYYYEEND